In a single window of the Anaerobaca lacustris genome:
- a CDS encoding 3-keto-disaccharide hydrolase → MRSKTFHRAAVLAAVSLLAMAVAAQAQTLNQPPEGFTALFNGKDLTGWKGLLKGPYDNPDRRAPLEPEQLAELQAEADANMRAHWKVVDGVLTFDGKGRSLCTAKDYADFEMLVDWKIEKGGDSGIYLRGSPQVQIWDTALKSVGAQVGSGGLYNNQKNPSKPSKAADKPVGQWNTFRIIMVGEKVTVYLNDELVVDNVVLENHWDRSKPIYPTGQIELQNHGNFLYFRNIYIREILTAEERLAGFEPLFNGRDMTGWTGNTTGYYAQDGRMICDPAKAGGNVYTAQQYGDFIFRFEFKLTAGANNGLGIRTPLSGDPAYAGMELQILDDTAPKYANLQPYQYHGSIYGVVPARRGHQKPVGEWNTQEVIAKGPHITINLNGTTIVDANIEEASTPKTIDGRDHPGLKNKTGHIGFCGHGDYLEFRNIRIKPLD, encoded by the coding sequence ATGAGAAGCAAGACGTTCCATCGGGCCGCCGTTCTGGCCGCCGTTTCGCTGTTGGCGATGGCCGTCGCCGCCCAGGCCCAGACGCTGAATCAGCCGCCGGAAGGCTTCACCGCCCTGTTCAACGGCAAGGACCTCACCGGCTGGAAGGGCCTGCTCAAGGGCCCGTACGACAACCCCGACCGGCGCGCGCCACTGGAGCCGGAGCAGCTCGCCGAGTTGCAGGCAGAGGCCGACGCGAACATGCGGGCTCACTGGAAGGTGGTCGATGGCGTCCTGACGTTCGACGGCAAGGGCCGCAGCCTCTGCACCGCCAAGGATTATGCCGACTTCGAGATGCTCGTCGATTGGAAGATCGAGAAAGGCGGCGACAGCGGCATCTACCTGCGCGGCTCGCCCCAGGTCCAGATCTGGGACACCGCCCTCAAGTCCGTCGGCGCCCAGGTCGGCTCGGGCGGCCTGTACAACAACCAGAAGAACCCGAGCAAGCCCTCGAAGGCGGCCGACAAACCCGTCGGGCAGTGGAACACCTTTCGCATCATCATGGTCGGCGAGAAGGTCACCGTCTACCTGAACGACGAACTGGTCGTGGACAACGTCGTCCTGGAGAATCACTGGGACCGCAGCAAGCCGATCTACCCCACCGGCCAGATCGAGCTGCAGAACCACGGCAACTTTCTCTATTTCAGGAATATCTATATCCGTGAAATCCTGACTGCCGAAGAGCGGCTGGCGGGTTTCGAGCCGCTGTTCAACGGCCGCGACATGACCGGCTGGACCGGCAATACCACCGGCTACTACGCCCAGGACGGCAGGATGATCTGCGACCCGGCCAAGGCCGGGGGCAACGTGTACACGGCCCAGCAGTACGGCGACTTCATCTTCCGCTTCGAGTTCAAGCTGACGGCCGGCGCCAACAACGGGCTGGGGATTCGCACCCCGCTGTCGGGCGACCCGGCCTACGCGGGTATGGAACTCCAGATTCTGGATGACACCGCACCGAAATACGCCAATCTCCAGCCGTACCAGTATCACGGCTCGATCTACGGCGTGGTCCCGGCCCGGCGCGGCCATCAGAAGCCGGTCGGCGAATGGAACACCCAGGAAGTAATCGCCAAGGGTCCGCACATCACGATTAACCTGAACGGCACGACCATCGTCGACGCGAACATCGAGGAGGCCAGCACACCGAAGACGATCGACGGGCGCGACCATCCGGGGCTGAAGAACAAGACCGGCCACATCGGATTCTGCGGCCACGGCGATTATCTGGAATTCCGCAACATCCGCATCAAGCCGCTGGATTAA
- a CDS encoding addiction module protein — translation MKSESKDLLKEALALPPVQRAALVDQLLTSLDKPDEAIDNLWRKEIAARLRAYRSGTADTISAEEVLAEYRAK, via the coding sequence ATGAAGTCTGAATCGAAAGACTTGCTCAAAGAGGCTCTGGCGCTGCCCCCGGTGCAGAGAGCCGCCCTGGTCGATCAACTCCTCACCAGCCTCGACAAGCCGGACGAGGCCATCGACAATCTCTGGCGCAAAGAAATCGCCGCCCGCCTTCGCGCCTATCGCTCCGGCACGGCCGACACCATCTCCGCCGAGGAGGTCCTCGCGGAATACAGGGCGAAATGA